One Pogoniulus pusillus isolate bPogPus1 chromosome 22, bPogPus1.pri, whole genome shotgun sequence DNA segment encodes these proteins:
- the HIGD2A gene encoding HIG1 domain family member 2A, mitochondrial, giving the protein MAAGPPPLEPSRLPMFSEEGFGEKFLRKTRENPLVPLGCLCTVGVLTYGLISFKRGNIRRSQQMMRARVLAQGLTFVALLGGMVVTAMKSRK; this is encoded by the exons ATGGCGGCCGGGCCTCCTCCCCTGGAACCCAGCCGCCTGCCGATGTTCAGCGAGGAGGGCTTTGGGGAGAAATTCCTGCGCAAGACGCGCGAGAACCCCTTGGTGCCTCTCG gctgcctctGCACTGTTGGCGTCCTGACCTATGGGCTGATCAGCTTCAAGAGAGGCAACATCCGTCGGTCTCAGCAGATGATGCGGGCACGTGTCTTGGCCCAGGGCTTAACCTTCGTGGCCCTCCTGGGAGGCATGGTGGTCACAGCCATGAAGTCTAGGAAGTGA